One window from the genome of Cryobacterium sp. GrIS_2_6 encodes:
- a CDS encoding ATP-binding protein, whose translation MSETGMDRAVGSNLSRLDRSVFLSQLLLSGATLFLVAVTGLTAIQRLSSLMFFLGVLLIFIVTAVSALVTWSDHSKNWIVLLPVVDIIAIVLIWQSATAIGASFLLVLPVIWLSTHFGARGATGSVILAAVMFWGGTLFRSVPISLADVPQLAIIPAMLGFVAVTTHLTTKRATAQRVLLTQQAGLFESALRRSRRQEQTLDELFNAVDFGVVGFDRASRANFLNRAQRELLALYGTTDNRPAVVSTVFYEDRVTPYDEVDRPYSRALRGETIDRLTVWVGEPGQQQAALLVSARPITDENGDYDGGVMVSRDVTAEVRAIQARDDLVASVSHELRTPLTSILGYLELALDDERLDPSTRGMLEVASKNSDRLLEMVAGLLTDASGSKHEPPLNVAPCDLAGIVADALESAGPSASKRSIAFDVEALPAVTVEADAFRLRQVVDNVLSNAIKYNVESGRIGVTLAVADGLAELRISDTGRGMTAEEQTKLFDRFYRADSVRNSSVHGTGLGLSISRDIMRKHGGDLRLESTKGKGSVAVFTLPLTSVASR comes from the coding sequence ATGAGTGAGACCGGGATGGACCGCGCAGTGGGGTCGAATCTGTCGCGCCTCGACCGTTCCGTCTTCCTCTCCCAGCTTCTCCTCTCCGGGGCGACCCTGTTCCTCGTCGCTGTCACCGGGCTCACCGCGATCCAGCGGCTGAGCTCCCTGATGTTCTTCCTCGGTGTGCTCCTGATCTTCATCGTCACGGCCGTCAGTGCCCTCGTCACCTGGAGCGACCACTCCAAGAACTGGATCGTCCTGCTTCCCGTCGTCGACATCATCGCGATCGTGCTGATCTGGCAGTCCGCGACCGCGATCGGCGCGAGTTTCCTGCTGGTGCTTCCCGTGATCTGGCTGTCGACGCACTTCGGAGCGCGGGGTGCGACGGGGAGCGTCATCCTGGCGGCCGTCATGTTCTGGGGCGGAACACTTTTCCGTTCCGTGCCCATTTCCCTGGCCGACGTTCCCCAGCTCGCGATAATCCCGGCGATGCTGGGCTTCGTCGCGGTGACGACGCACCTGACGACCAAGCGCGCAACGGCGCAGCGGGTGCTCCTGACCCAGCAGGCCGGCCTGTTCGAGTCGGCCCTGCGACGTTCACGCCGCCAGGAGCAGACCCTGGACGAACTCTTCAACGCTGTGGACTTCGGGGTCGTCGGATTCGATCGCGCTTCCAGGGCGAATTTCCTGAACCGTGCCCAGCGCGAGTTGCTCGCCCTTTACGGCACGACTGACAACCGGCCGGCAGTCGTCAGCACGGTGTTCTACGAAGACAGGGTGACCCCGTACGACGAGGTGGACCGGCCGTACTCCCGGGCGCTCCGCGGGGAGACAATCGACCGCCTCACTGTCTGGGTCGGCGAACCCGGCCAGCAGCAGGCGGCCCTCCTGGTCTCCGCGCGGCCGATCACCGACGAGAACGGCGACTACGACGGCGGTGTCATGGTCTCGCGGGACGTGACCGCGGAAGTCAGGGCGATCCAGGCCCGCGACGACCTCGTCGCCTCGGTGTCCCACGAGTTGCGCACGCCGCTCACGTCCATCCTCGGCTACCTCGAACTCGCTCTCGATGACGAACGGCTCGACCCGTCGACCAGGGGCATGCTCGAGGTCGCGTCGAAGAACTCCGACCGACTGCTCGAGATGGTCGCCGGACTGCTCACCGACGCGAGTGGTTCGAAGCACGAGCCTCCGCTCAACGTCGCCCCGTGCGACCTGGCCGGGATCGTCGCGGACGCTCTCGAGTCCGCCGGCCCGTCAGCCTCCAAACGCAGCATCGCGTTCGATGTCGAGGCCCTTCCCGCCGTCACGGTCGAAGCGGATGCCTTCCGGTTACGGCAGGTCGTCGACAACGTCCTCTCGAACGCGATCAAGTACAACGTCGAGTCCGGGCGGATCGGGGTGACGCTGGCCGTCGCCGACGGGCTGGCGGAACTGCGGATCTCGGATACCGGCAGGGGGATGACGGCCGAGGAACAGACCAAACTGTTCGACAGGTTCTACCGTGCGGACTCCGTGCGGAATTCGAGCGTGCACGGCACCGGGCTCGGGCTGAGCATCAGCAGGGACATCATGCGCAAGCACGGGGGCGACCTGCGCCTCGAATCCACCAAGGGCAAAGGCTCGGTGGCGGTCTTCACGCTACCCCTGACGTCCGTCGCCAGCCGGTAG
- a CDS encoding diguanylate cyclase → MDSTTLFIVSALIVVLCGVSFILNTALNRNDAAGKLWSLAFIAGIAVAFGYGVAMIGASNWWGLIVGNVGLVVLSGAFWSGSRLYNSKESLLWTVGAAGAVVAIWTLVTAPGGDDWGASGVTWVFMAAFGALGGSEALRGRLGRNINGRILWLSLWIVTIYTSARVVALIVLGHDDPDFSRFFGTGSASIVNMSLIVVGSIAISILRAEKLGNNAVGDFTDGIHSAAGVMTSCAFVQAATDHIERADRWQLGLAVIGADIDNLPEINTAFGRAAGDAAIARFAQTLRYSAPVMALIGHPAAGSFLILVSVSSATEARSITERIQTALVDEPVTDSYRIRLTASFAIADTFDHGYELGVLTSAVTEAIRTLKRGGGNDITVVSEAA, encoded by the coding sequence TTGGACTCGACCACACTCTTTATCGTCAGCGCGCTCATCGTCGTGCTCTGCGGGGTGTCGTTCATCCTGAATACAGCCCTCAACCGCAATGACGCGGCCGGCAAGCTCTGGAGCCTCGCCTTCATCGCAGGCATCGCCGTCGCCTTCGGCTACGGTGTGGCGATGATCGGGGCTTCGAACTGGTGGGGTCTCATCGTCGGCAACGTCGGCCTTGTCGTGCTGTCCGGGGCGTTCTGGAGCGGGTCCCGCCTCTACAACTCGAAGGAGTCCCTGCTCTGGACTGTCGGAGCGGCCGGAGCGGTCGTCGCGATCTGGACGCTCGTCACCGCGCCGGGCGGAGACGACTGGGGCGCCTCCGGGGTGACCTGGGTATTCATGGCCGCCTTCGGCGCCCTGGGCGGTTCTGAGGCGCTGCGGGGCAGGCTCGGCAGGAACATCAACGGCAGGATTCTGTGGCTGAGCCTCTGGATCGTGACGATCTACACGTCGGCGCGGGTGGTCGCCCTTATTGTGCTCGGCCACGACGACCCGGACTTCTCCCGGTTCTTCGGAACCGGATCTGCGTCGATCGTCAACATGTCCCTGATCGTGGTCGGTTCCATCGCCATTTCGATCCTCCGCGCCGAGAAGCTCGGCAACAATGCCGTCGGGGACTTCACCGATGGCATCCACTCTGCGGCGGGGGTGATGACGTCCTGTGCCTTCGTGCAGGCGGCGACCGACCACATCGAGAGGGCCGACCGCTGGCAACTCGGACTCGCCGTGATCGGTGCCGACATCGACAACCTCCCGGAGATCAACACCGCCTTCGGGCGCGCCGCCGGTGACGCGGCCATCGCCCGGTTCGCCCAGACTCTGCGGTACAGCGCGCCGGTGATGGCCCTGATCGGGCACCCCGCCGCCGGCAGCTTCCTCATTCTCGTCAGTGTGTCGTCCGCAACGGAGGCCCGGAGCATCACCGAACGCATCCAGACCGCGCTCGTCGACGAACCGGTCACGGACTCGTATCGAATCCGCCTGACCGCGAGTTTCGCCATCGCGGACACCTTCGACCACGGCTACGAGCTCGGCGTGCTCACGTCGGCCGTCACCGAGGCCATCCGCACCCTCAAGCGCGGCGGTGGCAACGACATCACGGTCGTCTCCGAAGCCGCCTGA
- a CDS encoding glycosyltransferase family 2 protein, with the protein MNENPQNSPYVKAQPPVDPTLAAYANDFTEIVDALPVFRPTIGCIVPAYNEADSIASVLDSLLAQTRLPDVIHVVVNNTTDDTVEIASHYAGPHMRMTDGVEQFTEIFVHDIGENPDKKVGALNYGFSLIEGCDYLLGVDGDTTADPRAVWHLEAEISSDTRVGGISAIYSIDDSQIDGTMGKFLIAGQRTQFAAFNMQNMLRGRNMAVLGGQFSIFSIRTLQEVMIDSKQSTPWVKDSEVEDSLLSLQIKSAGYLTKISAQARANVGGMTTLRGLDAQQVKWNFGAIELMWPGQRGDTKGQPFHPNLRLRWIENFSMAVNILTRGLFILLLAASLSIGAFVFSPVWLIPPLVALLLNFRTAWSMKNRNGRDFFFALAWFPAEIYMWVRIGHFLRAWTKFASNKQVDNWAEQAKAERGSGNAFLFPLIFATAFFAALVFIWLQLPVVAQSTVLWIGWPILGVTTIIQTLTMFGTLVKRHRGYRV; encoded by the coding sequence GTGAACGAGAACCCCCAGAATTCCCCGTATGTCAAGGCCCAGCCCCCGGTTGACCCTACCCTCGCGGCCTACGCGAACGATTTCACGGAAATCGTCGACGCTCTGCCCGTGTTCCGCCCGACCATCGGGTGCATCGTTCCTGCGTACAACGAAGCGGACTCCATCGCTTCAGTCCTGGATTCCCTGCTCGCCCAGACCCGTCTTCCCGACGTGATCCACGTCGTTGTGAACAACACGACGGACGACACGGTCGAGATCGCCAGCCACTACGCCGGCCCGCACATGCGGATGACCGACGGTGTCGAACAGTTCACCGAGATCTTCGTCCACGACATCGGGGAGAACCCGGACAAGAAGGTCGGTGCGCTCAACTACGGCTTCTCACTTATCGAGGGCTGCGACTACCTCCTCGGCGTCGACGGCGACACCACCGCAGACCCCCGGGCGGTCTGGCACCTCGAGGCCGAGATTTCTTCCGACACCCGCGTCGGCGGCATCTCCGCCATTTACAGCATCGACGACAGCCAGATCGACGGCACGATGGGCAAGTTCCTCATCGCCGGCCAGCGCACCCAGTTCGCCGCCTTCAACATGCAGAACATGCTCCGCGGCCGCAACATGGCCGTCCTGGGCGGGCAGTTCTCGATCTTCTCGATCCGGACCCTCCAGGAAGTCATGATCGACAGCAAGCAGTCCACTCCGTGGGTGAAGGACAGCGAGGTCGAGGACTCCCTCCTCTCCTTGCAGATCAAGAGCGCCGGCTACCTGACCAAGATCAGCGCCCAGGCCCGCGCCAACGTCGGCGGCATGACGACCCTGCGCGGCCTCGACGCCCAGCAGGTCAAATGGAACTTCGGCGCCATCGAGCTGATGTGGCCCGGCCAGCGCGGCGACACGAAGGGGCAGCCCTTCCACCCCAACCTCCGGCTCCGCTGGATCGAGAACTTCTCGATGGCCGTCAACATCCTCACCCGTGGTCTGTTCATCCTCCTGCTCGCCGCATCCCTGTCGATCGGCGCCTTCGTGTTCAGCCCGGTCTGGCTGATCCCGCCGCTCGTCGCACTGCTGCTCAACTTCCGCACGGCCTGGTCGATGAAAAACCGCAATGGACGGGACTTCTTCTTCGCGCTGGCCTGGTTCCCCGCAGAGATCTACATGTGGGTGCGAATCGGACATTTCCTCAGGGCCTGGACGAAGTTCGCGAGCAACAAGCAGGTCGACAACTGGGCGGAGCAGGCCAAGGCAGAGCGCGGCTCCGGAAACGCCTTCCTTTTCCCGCTCATCTTCGCGACGGCCTTCTTCGCCGCGCTCGTGTTCATCTGGCTGCAGCTGCCCGTGGTGGCGCAGTCGACGGTCCTCTGGATCGGCTGGCCGATCCTCGGTGTCACCACCATCATCCAGACCCTCACCATGTTCGGCACACTCGTCAAGCGTCACCGGGGCTACCGGGTGTGA